One genomic window of Cryptococcus neoformans var. neoformans JEC21 chromosome 13 sequence includes the following:
- a CDS encoding glycoprotein, putative: MLPLSFLPALLALAPLARAQVTATYPNGATNPDTPEFAPIGSYVNQSSESRLISLNGVDDFCLWGPRNISAVSTNLIGNIEPEVVAYCSKPRNNARIIPDGVVTAAHFVKTALYVQIWGFWDATRIGIPDGDSGGELDPHGAENLGNPIGGNATSNVDGTDVFYEEWMSFISYDQFCLRICTAETSNVTAALQCEHELDIMGCAFVMAIDDFYNTNNSFTSCDGEPAAPPGLYPQANGSTSTFRQRYTGTWSNAETTDMFTVGQTVTPSSVAFYPATSNCYTYSTISNGIDTANWQVTATPSTLSGGSTVAVASVGTTSQSPPPGISTSSPTSSSSSSGSSGSSAGSSSSSNTGSASTGATAVDSSGSSSAATKASTVHGQGIVVMGVAAVGMLFGAAVLL, encoded by the exons ATGCtccccctctccttcctccctgccctcctcgccctcgccccCCTCGCACGGGCGCAGGTGACTGCCACCTACCCCAACGGCGCCACGAACCCCGACACCCCCGAGTTCGCCCCCATCGGCTCCTATGTCAACCAGAGCTCCGAGTCGCGcctcatctccctcaaCGGCGTCGACGACTTTTGTCTCTGGGGTCCCCGCAATATCTCGGCGGTGAGCACTAATCTGATAGGGAATATCGAGCCGGAAGTGGTAGCGTACTGTTCCAAGCCGAGGAATAACGCCAGGATCATCCCAGACGGGGTTGTTACTGCTGCCCAC TTTGTCAAGACCGCGCTGTACGTCCAGATCTGGGGCT TCTGGGACGCGACCAGGATCGGTATT CCGGACGGCGACTCTGGCGGTGAACTAGACCCCCATGGCGCTGAAAACCTCGGAAACCCAATTGGCGGCAACGCCACTTCCAACGTCGATGGAACCGACGTGTTTTACGAGGAATGGATGAGCTTT ATCTCGTACGACCAGTTCTGTCTCCGTATCTGTACAGCCGAAACTTCAAACGTGACTGCCGCATTGCAGTGCGAGCATGAACTTGACATCATGGGTTGTGCGTTTGTCATGGCTATCGA CGACTTTTACAACACCAACAACTCTTTCACATCCTGCGACGGTGAACCTGCCGCCCCACCCGGTCTCTACCCCCAGGCCAACGGATCGACCTCGACTTTCCGACAGCGATACACCGGTACTTGGTCCAACGCCGAAACGACCGACATGTTTACTGTAGGACAAACAGTTACGCCCAGTAGTGTTGCTTT CTACCCGGCGACATCCAACTGCTATACCTACTCTACCATCTCTA ACGGCATCGACACGGCCAACTGGCAAGTAACGGCCACCCCTTCCACCCTCTCCGGTGGCTCCACCGTCGCCGTCGCCTCTGTCGGCACCACCTCCCAGTCCCCTCCTCCCGGtatctccacctcttccccaacttcttcttcttcttcttccggctCTTCTGGCTCATCCGCCGGcagctcttccagctccaaCACGGGCAGCGCGTCAACCGGTGCAACAGCCGTCGATTCTTCCGGCTCGTCCTCTGCCGCAACCAAGGCTTCCACCGTCCACGGACAAGGAATCGTCGTCATGGGTGTTGCAGCTGTCGGAATGCTGTTTGGTGCTGCCGTCTTGCTTTAA
- a CDS encoding peptide alpha-N-acetyltransferase, putative, with protein sequence MPVPLARIRPVSLARVRGTTAIHPALLRPTAIHLSRSFILPLTATLSSRSFLSTPHIFNANLQASSQRNTTSSGSDQKRQESESGPEHEPEHEPGAEPKSAYARFKALTRKYGSWAVGMYFFLSTIDFSLCFLLVHSLGAERIAPLMDSAKAFYRSKRYGVEEAERMRVEDEREREEEMAAEKKEGKQAKSGWFGKTFWAEAVLAYTIHKTALLPIRAGLTVAWTPKFVGWLTKRGWVGKGGLTRAASHGREKVRGASDRMKVKVKRP encoded by the exons ATGCCCGTCCCGCTCGCCAGAATACGCCCTGTCTCGTTGGCCCGTGTCCGTGGCACGACAGCCATACACCCCGCTCTCCTGCGCCCTACTGCCATTCACCTCTCCCGATCGTTTATCCTCCCCTTGACCGCTACGCTCTCCTCGCGCTCGTTTCTTTCCACCCCGCACATCTTTAACGCCAACCTCCAAGCGTCCTCTCAACGAAATACCACGAGCTCTGGCTCTGACCAGAAGAGACAGGAGAGTGAGTCTGGACCCGAACACGAACCTGAACACGAACCCGGGGCCGAACCAAAATCAGCCTATGCAAGATTCAAAGCCCTCACCAGGAAATACGGCTCGTGGGCCGTCGGCATGTactttttcctctccaccatcgACTTTTCCCTCTGTTTCCTGCTCGTCCATTCGCTCGGCGCGGAGCGGATCGCCCCGCTGATGGATTCGGCGAAAGCGTTCTATCGGTCAAAGAGGTACGGGGTCGAGGAAgcggagaggatgagggtcGAGGATGAgcgggagagggaggaggagatggccgctgaaaagaaggagggcaaGCAGGCCAAGAGCGGATGGTTTGGAAAGACGTTTTGGGCAGAAGCAGTGTTGGCGTACACGATACATAAGACGGCGTTGTTACCTATTAGAGCAGGGTTGACCGTCGCGTGGACGCCAAAGTTTGTGGGCTGGTTGACCAAAAGGGGATGGGTTGGCAAG GGCGGCTTAACGCGCGCAGCATCGCACGGGAGGGAAAAAGTCAGGGGCGCTTCAGATAGGATGAAGGTAAAGGTCAAGAGGCCGTAA